Proteins from one Nitrososphaerota archaeon genomic window:
- a CDS encoding NADH-ubiquinone oxidoreductase-F iron-sulfur binding region domain-containing protein — protein MSIIAYLRDENEILPKKLFYDNEYRVMIGISTCSLTKRAEEVKKVIEKEVLNRKINAKLATVGCNGMCYSEVLVEVARIDGPSILYTNINPENAHLILDHFINYISNQSSFPSKIQIKELKNEPFYALQERRVLEYVGRIDPYSLDEYLIIGGYNGLSKALSMKPESVINEVLLSGLRGRGGAGFPTGKKWKFSHDSISDQKYAICNADEGDPGAFMNRLTAEGSPFMIIEGLTIMGYAIGADKGYIFVRAEKPLMAERLETAITLAKKKGFLGEDIMDSNFSFDIEVILSAGAFVCGEETAMIAAIEGKRAMPRPRPPYPASKGLWNKPTCINNVETLAHVSLILKNGFNWFSQVGSERSKGTKVFCLTGSIAKSGAVEVPLGTTIKKLIFDIGGGSSDGSIIKAVQIGGPSGGCIPSKYFDYELDYESLQSLGAIMGSGGLVVLTESNCMVDVAKYFLTFTSAESCGKCTPCRIGLMKMLNKLIEITNGNGKIEDIDYLINISHVIIDSSLCALGQTAPNPILTTMKYFKEEYLEHILEKKCRAKVCTSLLKYEVDQEKCKKCMTCIKNCPNKAIEIKENEIIFIDQDKCIKCGVCRIVCPFNAIKVS, from the coding sequence ATGTCTATCATAGCTTATTTAAGAGATGAAAATGAAATTTTACCAAAAAAATTATTTTATGATAATGAATATAGAGTAATGATTGGCATCAGTACTTGTAGTTTAACAAAAAGAGCTGAAGAAGTTAAGAAAGTAATTGAAAAAGAAGTACTCAATAGAAAAATAAATGCAAAACTTGCTACAGTTGGATGTAATGGAATGTGCTACTCTGAGGTTTTAGTTGAAGTAGCTAGAATAGATGGTCCAAGCATTCTTTATACAAACATTAATCCTGAGAATGCACATTTAATATTAGACCATTTTATAAATTATATTTCTAATCAATCTTCATTTCCATCAAAAATTCAAATTAAAGAATTAAAAAATGAGCCATTTTATGCATTACAAGAACGTAGAGTTTTAGAATATGTAGGAAGAATAGATCCTTATTCTCTAGATGAATATCTAATAATAGGGGGTTATAATGGTTTAAGTAAAGCTCTTTCTATGAAACCTGAAAGTGTTATTAATGAAGTGTTATTATCAGGATTAAGAGGGAGAGGAGGGGCTGGTTTTCCAACAGGAAAAAAATGGAAGTTTTCTCATGATTCTATATCTGATCAAAAATATGCTATATGCAATGCTGATGAAGGAGATCCTGGAGCTTTTATGAATAGACTTACAGCCGAAGGTTCACCTTTTATGATAATCGAAGGACTTACAATAATGGGTTATGCTATAGGAGCTGATAAAGGGTATATTTTTGTAAGGGCTGAAAAACCTTTAATGGCTGAAAGATTAGAAACTGCTATTACATTAGCAAAAAAGAAAGGTTTTCTTGGAGAAGATATTATGGATAGTAATTTTTCATTTGATATAGAAGTAATACTTAGTGCTGGAGCATTCGTATGCGGAGAAGAAACTGCAATGATAGCTGCTATAGAAGGTAAAAGAGCTATGCCAAGACCTAGACCACCATATCCAGCTTCTAAAGGTTTATGGAATAAGCCAACATGTATAAATAATGTTGAAACTTTAGCTCATGTATCACTTATTCTTAAAAATGGTTTTAATTGGTTTTCTCAAGTTGGTTCTGAACGAAGCAAAGGAACGAAAGTTTTTTGTTTAACTGGTTCTATAGCTAAATCTGGAGCGGTTGAAGTACCTTTAGGAACTACTATAAAAAAGCTTATATTTGATATAGGAGGAGGGTCGTCAGATGGTTCAATTATTAAAGCTGTTCAAATAGGAGGACCTTCAGGAGGGTGTATTCCTTCAAAATATTTTGATTATGAACTTGATTATGAATCTCTCCAAAGTTTGGGTGCTATAATGGGTTCTGGAGGACTAGTAGTTTTAACAGAATCTAATTGTATGGTAGATGTTGCCAAATATTTCTTAACATTCACTTCAGCTGAATCTTGTGGAAAATGTACTCCATGTAGAATAGGATTAATGAAAATGTTAAATAAGCTTATAGAAATTACAAATGGGAATGGAAAAATAGAAGATATTGATTATTTAATTAATATTAGTCATGTTATAATTGATAGTTCTTTATGCGCATTAGGGCAAACAGCACCAAATCCAATTTTAACAACAATGAAATATTTTAAAGAAGAATACTTGGAACATATATTGGAAAAAAAGTGTAGAGCGAAAGTATGTACATCTTTATTAAAATATGAAGTAGATCAAGAAAAATGTAAGAAATGCATGACGTGTATTAAAAATTGTCCTAATAAAGCTATTGAAATTAAAGAAAATGAAATTATTTTTATCGATCAAGATAAATGCATAAAATGTGGGGTCTGCAGAATAGTTTGTCCATTTAATGCTATAAAAGTTTCATGA
- a CDS encoding NAD(P)H-dependent oxidoreductase subunit E, which produces MVEKLADSKEVLNNEGKLEYKIEEVELDLQRKISETLEKFESDSSKIILVLQALQNVLGYLPKEAIIRAAEKMGVPISHAYGVATFYHQFRLKPIGRHTVHFCFGTACHLKGAESIYNSFLKAANMNNNENTSKDNRFTIHKVRCFGACSMAPIVKIDNDIYGKITPSEIRKIISKYK; this is translated from the coding sequence TTGGTAGAAAAATTGGCGGATTCAAAAGAAGTTCTCAATAATGAAGGAAAATTAGAATACAAAATAGAAGAAGTTGAATTAGATCTTCAAAGAAAAATTTCGGAAACTTTAGAAAAATTTGAAAGTGATTCTTCAAAAATAATTTTAGTACTTCAAGCTTTACAAAATGTTCTAGGATATTTGCCTAAAGAAGCTATAATAAGAGCTGCTGAAAAAATGGGTGTGCCAATTTCGCATGCTTATGGAGTTGCAACATTTTATCATCAATTTAGACTTAAACCAATAGGTAGACATACTGTTCATTTTTGTTTTGGAACTGCCTGTCATCTTAAAGGTGCCGAATCAATTTACAATTCATTTTTAAAAGCTGCAAATATGAACAATAATGAAAATACATCAAAAGATAATAGATTTACTATTCATAAAGTTAGATGCTTTGGGGCTTGCAGTATGGCACCTATTGTTAAAATTGATAATGATATTTATGGTAAAATTACTCCTTCAGAAATAAGAAAAATTATTTCTAAATATAAATAA
- the lpdA gene encoding dihydrolipoyl dehydrogenase, producing MNKKFDLIIIGGGPAGYSAAKLAAMKGLKTALIEKEKIGGICVNVGCVPTKAMIFSAELVYRLQRSLEYGIKIDNFSVDFKKVMERTHKISERVSSAIKDILENLDVKVYNGIGRLRSKNEVEIIYNEEKEIINAKNIILATGSRPANIPLPGSDGDDIIYSENFFKLEKLPSSVCIIGAGAIGTEFATALNAFGSEVTLIELMPNIIPTEDSELTEALKFSLEMKGINIFTSACVKKIESESNIKKVYFNYNGEEKTIEVEKVIIATGRDPNIENLGLENIGVKLNNKKIIVDEYLRTSLPNIYAVGDIIGKYCLAHTAMIEGEIAVRNILGENIKIDYSVIPRCIFTIPELATVGLSEKQAKEMGMNVKTVTTQIVSNTRALGMGETEGMIKIVTLVNAYTGKIIGIHMLGPLVTEVAGEATLVIKYGVSPKDIVETFHAHPTIAEAIRDAALKIITS from the coding sequence TTGAATAAAAAATTTGATTTGATAATTATAGGGGGAGGGCCTGCAGGCTATTCTGCTGCAAAATTAGCTGCAATGAAAGGATTAAAAACTGCTTTAATAGAAAAAGAGAAAATAGGTGGAATATGTGTAAATGTTGGTTGTGTACCGACAAAAGCAATGATATTTTCAGCAGAATTGGTTTATAGGCTTCAAAGGAGTTTAGAATATGGTATAAAAATAGATAATTTTTCAGTAGATTTTAAAAAAGTAATGGAAAGAACTCATAAAATAAGCGAAAGAGTTTCATCCGCAATAAAAGATATTCTTGAAAATTTAGATGTTAAAGTCTATAATGGAATAGGTAGATTACGTTCAAAAAACGAAGTTGAAATAATTTATAATGAAGAGAAAGAAATTATAAATGCAAAGAATATTATTTTAGCAACTGGCTCTAGACCTGCTAATATACCTTTACCTGGATCAGATGGAGATGATATAATTTATTCAGAAAATTTCTTTAAATTAGAAAAATTGCCAAGCAGTGTTTGCATAATTGGAGCAGGAGCTATTGGAACAGAATTCGCAACAGCTCTAAATGCTTTTGGCTCAGAAGTTACTTTAATAGAACTAATGCCAAATATTATTCCAACTGAGGATTCTGAACTTACTGAAGCTTTAAAGTTCTCGCTTGAAATGAAAGGGATAAATATATTCACTTCAGCTTGCGTAAAAAAAATAGAATCTGAAAGTAATATTAAAAAAGTATATTTCAATTATAATGGAGAAGAAAAAACAATAGAAGTTGAAAAAGTTATAATAGCTACTGGTAGAGATCCTAATATAGAAAATTTAGGTTTAGAAAATATTGGAGTAAAATTAAATAATAAAAAAATTATAGTTGATGAATATTTGCGCACGAGTCTTCCAAATATATATGCTGTAGGAGATATTATTGGAAAATATTGTTTAGCACATACAGCAATGATCGAAGGCGAAATTGCTGTTAGAAATATTCTTGGGGAAAATATTAAAATAGACTATAGTGTCATTCCAAGGTGCATATTTACTATTCCAGAATTAGCTACTGTTGGCTTAAGTGAAAAACAAGCTAAAGAAATGGGAATGAATGTTAAAACAGTTACTACACAAATTGTTTCAAACACAAGAGCATTAGGCATGGGTGAAACTGAAGGAATGATAAAAATAGTTACTTTAGTGAATGCTTATACTGGAAAAATAATTGGAATACACATGCTTGGACCACTTGTTACAGAAGTTGCAGGAGAAGCTACATTAGTTATTAAGTATGGTGTGTCTCCAAAAGATATAGTTGAGACTTTTCATGCACATCCAACAATTGCCGAAGCTATTAGGGATGCTGCTTTAAAAATTATTACATCTTAA
- a CDS encoding tRNA uridine(34) 5-carboxymethylaminomethyl modification radical SAM/GNAT enzyme Elp3: protein MNSLSEESLKKACRIIIEKIVSGEAKSIDEINKLKIKVASQLKLESIPSNADILAYMNDKEKEAFSNLLIRKKTRIISGVTVIAVMTKPYKCPHGKCIYCPGGIDQGTPQSYTGFEPAAMRGAQYNYDPYLQVSNRIKQYEAIGHKVDKIELIIMGGTFPSTPLEYQEYFIKNCIDAITDYNSENINEAIRVAESSKRRISGITIETRPDWAKLNHLNKLLEMGATRIELGIQALSDEIYKIVERGHNVQDVIEATEIAKDLGFKVAYHLMPNLPGSSIEKDIEMFKECFNNQAFRPDMLKIYPTLVIEGTKLYEWWKEGKYKPYSEEELIDLLIEWLKLTPRYVRILRLQRDVPSQLIIAGIKKSNLREIVEKKMKEKSLECKCIRCREVGHKFLKEGIIPDLENIKLIKMEYQSSNGIDIFLSFEDVKNDILIGFLRLRYPSKFLRKELENSTIVREIHVYGSMVPVGEKLKNKDAWQHLGFGSKLLNEAERISKENFDAKKIVVISGIGVKEYFLRKGYIKDGPYVSKKI, encoded by the coding sequence ATGAATTCTCTATCGGAAGAATCTCTAAAAAAAGCTTGTAGGATAATAATTGAGAAAATAGTTAGTGGAGAAGCTAAATCAATAGATGAAATAAATAAATTAAAAATTAAAGTAGCTTCTCAATTAAAATTAGAAAGCATACCTTCTAATGCAGATATTTTAGCTTATATGAATGATAAAGAAAAAGAAGCTTTTAGTAATTTACTTATTAGGAAAAAAACTAGAATTATTTCAGGAGTTACAGTTATAGCTGTAATGACTAAACCATATAAATGCCCTCATGGAAAATGCATATATTGTCCTGGCGGAATTGACCAAGGTACACCTCAAAGTTATACCGGTTTTGAGCCAGCTGCAATGAGAGGGGCTCAATATAACTACGATCCATATTTGCAAGTTTCTAATAGAATAAAACAATATGAAGCTATTGGACATAAAGTTGATAAAATTGAATTGATAATAATGGGTGGAACTTTTCCATCAACTCCATTAGAATATCAAGAATATTTTATTAAAAATTGTATAGATGCTATAACTGATTATAATTCAGAAAATATAAATGAAGCAATAAGAGTAGCAGAATCTTCTAAAAGAAGAATTTCAGGAATTACTATTGAAACAAGGCCTGATTGGGCAAAGTTAAATCATCTTAATAAGTTGCTTGAAATGGGTGCTACACGTATAGAATTAGGTATTCAAGCTTTAAGTGATGAAATATACAAAATTGTTGAAAGAGGACACAATGTGCAAGATGTTATAGAAGCTACTGAAATAGCAAAAGATTTAGGTTTTAAAGTTGCTTATCACTTAATGCCAAATCTTCCAGGGTCGTCCATTGAAAAAGATATTGAAATGTTTAAAGAATGTTTTAATAATCAAGCTTTTAGGCCAGATATGCTAAAAATATATCCTACATTAGTAATCGAAGGCACAAAGCTTTATGAATGGTGGAAAGAAGGGAAATATAAACCATATTCCGAAGAAGAATTAATAGATTTATTAATAGAATGGCTTAAATTAACTCCTAGATATGTTAGAATACTTAGACTTCAAAGAGATGTCCCTTCTCAACTTATAATTGCTGGAATAAAGAAAAGCAATTTAAGAGAAATAGTAGAGAAAAAAATGAAAGAAAAAAGTTTAGAATGTAAATGCATAAGATGTAGAGAAGTTGGTCATAAATTTTTAAAAGAAGGAATTATTCCTGATCTTGAAAATATAAAATTAATTAAAATGGAATATCAATCTTCAAATGGAATAGATATATTTTTATCTTTTGAAGATGTTAAAAATGATATATTAATAGGCTTCTTAAGATTAAGATATCCTTCAAAATTTTTAAGAAAAGAATTAGAAAATTCTACGATTGTAAGAGAAATACATGTTTATGGAAGTATGGTTCCAGTTGGTGAGAAATTGAAAAATAAAGATGCTTGGCAACATCTTGGTTTTGGTTCAAAATTATTAAATGAAGCTGAAAGAATTTCAAAAGAAAATTTTGATGCTAAAAAAATTGTTGTGATTAGTGGTATTGGAGTAAAAGAATATTTCTTAAGAAAAGGATATATTAAAGATGGACCATATGTATCTAAAAAAATATAA